One window of the Nocardia huaxiensis genome contains the following:
- a CDS encoding exostosin domain-containing protein — protein sequence MLDAVRMLPSFDPDPQRADIIFCDFETGFESWWPGTNDADKGRISRQELTNAIANAPAAVAEVSNRFKNQQVVVLEAAPVCNFSRLRTEMGLFNVRVVSAASHAHTFQQDWDVSIPMFGLPHQRCEPLVRDIEWSFMGSISHPIREVITELQGGHVESIESFSELHLADVPSVMQRRYVHLLSRSWFTVCPRGDELYSFRFAEALNFGSIPVVIADGWEPPFRRTFPPDEYMIRVPEADVVLIPQIVASLPMGVRKRMQEKGQSNFHIGMESPLAILTSIVAELTSSAKRAAVSRRTISDWRCSCNSSWSNDCQ from the coding sequence ATGCTCGATGCAGTCCGCATGTTACCAAGCTTTGATCCCGATCCGCAGCGAGCCGATATCATATTCTGCGACTTTGAAACCGGGTTCGAATCATGGTGGCCAGGCACTAACGACGCAGATAAGGGGCGAATATCTCGGCAGGAACTAACTAATGCAATTGCCAACGCCCCCGCTGCTGTCGCGGAAGTTTCAAATAGATTCAAGAATCAACAAGTAGTAGTACTAGAAGCTGCACCGGTCTGCAATTTTTCACGTCTTCGCACTGAAATGGGCCTGTTCAATGTACGAGTGGTATCAGCGGCATCGCATGCCCACACGTTCCAGCAGGACTGGGATGTCTCCATTCCAATGTTCGGGCTACCGCATCAGAGATGTGAACCATTAGTCCGAGACATCGAATGGTCATTCATGGGTTCTATAAGCCATCCCATTCGAGAAGTTATTACCGAGCTGCAAGGCGGGCATGTTGAATCTATTGAGAGCTTCTCGGAACTTCATCTCGCCGATGTGCCGTCCGTCATGCAACGTCGTTACGTGCATTTGTTGTCTAGAAGTTGGTTCACTGTCTGTCCGCGTGGCGACGAACTCTACAGTTTCCGGTTTGCCGAGGCGCTAAATTTCGGTAGTATCCCTGTTGTTATCGCCGATGGATGGGAGCCTCCCTTTCGTCGAACCTTTCCCCCGGATGAATACATGATCCGTGTGCCCGAAGCGGACGTAGTTCTCATCCCTCAGATCGTTGCCTCGCTGCCTATGGGTGTTCGAAAACGAATGCAAGAAAAAGGGCAATCGAACTTTCATATTGGCATGGAGTCGCCGTTAGCAATACTCACGTCTATTGTGGCAGAATTGACGTCCAGCGCTAAGCGTGCTGCAGTCTCTCGCCGTACAATTTCCGATTGGCGTTGCAGTTGTAACTCGTCATGGTCTAACGACTGTCAATAG
- a CDS encoding SAM-dependent methyltransferase: MNTWSSDVRQRTPSWYLSAPHVGHDIEDVLSCLDSIGFQPRTLMDIGCGPGRLVMELARKFPCLAAVGYDADQIVLDFAKELVRSKGLEHRCEFIARDVARDPPSRRSELTTFLAVRGLYPNGNRDLIRAMKRLTLDDGLSVVDGIWAAGSGVADQCIGEFSDALIEMGGRIVGHKERHFTLREGGRGVSSLWIVNFAKE, translated from the coding sequence ATGAATACATGGTCATCTGATGTGCGCCAACGAACACCATCCTGGTACCTCTCTGCGCCGCATGTTGGACATGATATCGAGGATGTACTTTCTTGTCTCGATTCCATTGGCTTCCAGCCTCGGACTCTGATGGACATAGGATGCGGACCGGGGCGATTGGTTATGGAACTTGCGCGTAAGTTCCCATGCCTGGCAGCTGTGGGATACGACGCCGACCAAATAGTTCTGGATTTCGCCAAAGAACTGGTTCGATCCAAGGGGCTAGAGCACAGATGCGAGTTCATTGCTCGGGACGTTGCTCGTGATCCGCCAAGCAGGCGTAGTGAGCTAACGACATTCTTGGCTGTACGTGGCCTCTATCCAAATGGCAATCGAGACCTGATCCGTGCGATGAAGCGGTTGACTTTGGACGACGGACTGTCTGTAGTAGATGGTATTTGGGCGGCCGGATCCGGCGTCGCAGACCAGTGTATCGGTGAATTTTCTGATGCCTTGATTGAAATGGGCGGGAGAATTGTCGGTCACAAGGAGCGGCATTTTACCCTGCGTGAGGGCGGCCGGGGTGTGTCTTCGCTTTGGATTGTAAACTTTGCAAAGGAGTAG
- a CDS encoding JmjC domain-containing protein: protein MQHPLGEHVESRRLAFAESDSLTYPKNEHQLRELIHSRTAVLQSLELSHGTIGDIASAVSGQLKRPTSVSAYISSPHSDAFGWHTDEWDSVVMQMEGVKIFHFLSNSGDRPGQERQRSVRLNPCDALLFHMNSTHMTTTSEPSMHLSISVRK from the coding sequence ATGCAACACCCGCTTGGAGAGCACGTTGAGTCGAGACGTTTAGCCTTCGCTGAATCAGATTCGTTGACGTACCCGAAGAATGAGCATCAATTGCGGGAACTGATTCACTCCAGGACGGCAGTGCTTCAAAGTCTGGAACTTTCTCACGGCACCATCGGCGATATCGCCAGTGCCGTGAGCGGTCAGCTAAAAAGGCCGACTAGTGTTTCGGCCTATATATCCTCACCACACTCGGATGCATTCGGTTGGCACACAGACGAGTGGGATTCTGTAGTCATGCAAATGGAGGGTGTTAAGATCTTCCACTTTTTGTCGAATTCCGGCGATAGGCCAGGACAGGAGCGGCAGAGGTCAGTGAGGCTCAACCCCTGCGATGCGCTACTCTTCCACATGAATTCGACGCACATGACTACGACCAGCGAGCCGAGCATGCATCTAAGCATTTCAGTACGGAAATGA